A segment of the Anaerolineae bacterium genome:
CGAAGGGAGGGGCGAACCAGGCCGGGATGATCAGTGGCAGGTAGGTATCCACCCACTTCAGCTCGTTGAACAGCAGGAATTGCGGCACCATGGTCACGGGGAAGGGGATCATCATGGTGGCCAGAAGCACCACGAAGGCTAGCCCCCGCCCCGGGTAGCGTAGCCGCGCGAAGGAGTAGCCCACGATGGAGGCGGACAGCAGCTCGCCGGCTATCACCCCGCCGGACACGATGGCGCTGTTGCGCAGGTAAGTGAAGAAGGGGATGGTGTCGAACACGAGGGGGTAATTCGACCACACCCACGTATCTGGGATGAACTGGGGCGGAAAGCGGATACCGGAGCCAATGGGCTTGAACGACGAGCCCAGCATCCACAGGAACGGCATGATGATGAAGCCAGCCAGGGGCAGGAGGGCGGCGAAGACTAGCACCCTGACCGCCACATGCTTGAACACCAGCCATCCCTGCCGCTTCCGCTTCACTGCTGCTGCTCTAGCGGGTCTGGCTCTGCCGGCCACGGTGGCCATAGAGCTATCCTCCCTCATAGTGCACCCAAGACCGGGATACGCGCAGGCTCAACAGGGTACATAGCAGGATGATGGCAAACAGAACCCAGGCCAGAGCGGAGGCATACCCCATCTCGAACCAGGTGAAGGCATTGCGGTACAGGTAGAGCACGTAGAACAGGGTGGCGTAGGCAGGGCCCCCACCCGTCATGATAAAGGCCTGGGTAAAGGTCTGGAAGCTGCCGATGATGCTCATGATACCGACGAACAGTATCGCTGGTGAGATCATGGGCAAGGTGATGCGCCAGAACCGACGCCAGGAGTTCGCGCCGTCTATCTCGGCCGCTTCGTGCAGAGCCGCCGGTACGCCCTGCAGTCCCGCCAGCAGGATGATCATGTTGCCGCCGATGCCCCACAGGCTCATGAGCACGAAAGCCGGCAGGGCCCACTGCCGCCACCCCAGCCAGTCCGGCCCCCGGATCCCTACCAGACCGATGATGTAGTTGAGGATGCCGAAGCGGTGGTTGAAGATCCAGGCGAAGACGAGCGACACCGCCACTCCCGATATCACGGAGGGCAGGTAGAAGATGGTGCGCATCACCCTGGCGCCCCAGATGTCCTGGTTGAGCAACACGGCCACTATCAGCGCCATGAAGATGCCCAGGGGAACGCTCGTCAGGCTGTACATCACGGTCACGGACAATGACTTGTAGAAGAGCGGGTCGTCAAGCATTCGCTGGTAGTTCGCCAGACCGACCCAGTTGGGCGCCTGGATGATCTTGTACTCGCTGAAGCTGAGGTAGAGCGAGGCGACCATGGGCCCCAACGTGAAGACGAGGAAGCCGACCGCCCAGGGCGACAGCGTGAGCCATCCAATGAGCATCTCGCGGCGCTCCATGCCCATCCGGCGGGCTGGTCCGCCTGCGTTCGGCATCGTTC
Coding sequences within it:
- a CDS encoding carbohydrate ABC transporter permease, with translation MATVAGRARPARAAAVKRKRQGWLVFKHVAVRVLVFAALLPLAGFIIMPFLWMLGSSFKPIGSGIRFPPQFIPDTWVWSNYPLVFDTIPFFTYLRNSAIVSGGVIAGELLSASIVGYSFARLRYPGRGLAFVVLLATMMIPFPVTMVPQFLLFNELKWVDTYLPLIIPAWFAPPFAVFLLRQFFMTVNRELDDAAKVDGCNELRILFQILMPLSKPALTTVAIFSFTWNWNDFMGPLIYLSDARKFTLALGINYLRSFRGGGDLAPQMAASLMFSAPCIILFFLAQKYFVQGIVTTGLKA
- a CDS encoding sugar ABC transporter permease, which encodes MQSYSGTMPNAGGPARRMGMERREMLIGWLTLSPWAVGFLVFTLGPMVASLYLSFSEYKIIQAPNWVGLANYQRMLDDPLFYKSLSVTVMYSLTSVPLGIFMALIVAVLLNQDIWGARVMRTIFYLPSVISGVAVSLVFAWIFNHRFGILNYIIGLVGIRGPDWLGWRQWALPAFVLMSLWGIGGNMIILLAGLQGVPAALHEAAEIDGANSWRRFWRITLPMISPAILFVGIMSIIGSFQTFTQAFIMTGGGPAYATLFYVLYLYRNAFTWFEMGYASALAWVLFAIILLCTLLSLRVSRSWVHYEGG